ttcagctagttgacgctccatatcaagcaagtgcctttcgtacaccctttaGCGTACTCAGATCTTTATGACTTCGGCTtgagtttcagctagtgcttgtagtAGGGCCTCGTGGTCTCTCCTAGACCCCTCACGAGCATCTTCAAGATGAATGGTGCGGacggtatgcattcttgcattggcatcaACTTCCGTGATGCGATggagagctgtcctgccctggatttcgtttcgggcaacccTGCGGactaagattggcaagactctgtctgctgagcctccttcGCTCAGGTGATAAAatcttcggtctccattgaatggCATGGTTTGATTCTGCTCTTGACTCCATGTTTCCAATCTTTccacccaaggaggcgtcgggccttgaaaaaccggacgagggttaggatttgggattgGAGCCACTGGGGGTAGATTCTCAACTTCTGGATTAGAATCAGGATCCTCTGGAAAATCTTATGCCAGATCGTCATTTAAAGGATGTTCAGGTTCTGCTTTGGGTTCTGCGTTTATCCCTTCTCCATTCTCTTGGCCGGGAAAGTAAGGGTCGCCGGGGAGGTGGGCTCCAGCCATTTGTCTAGACGAGAAATAAGAGTAAGGAATTTATTTAACAATTCTAAAATAAAgcgataaataattaaaaagtttCCATAAGAGAAACTTACTACTAATCCTAATAAGTTTGTTCTTTGAATGAATAGTACCTAAAATGTCCCTATAgtattttactttatgttttgttctaatgaCTTCTTCGGACCTataatttggtaagttttaggtttGTTGCAACACCCCAATTGCTCCTGAACACACGTTCaccgtatctcaaataaatatagttgatcaggctatattcatcccagatacgattacataattgcccaggtttgactgttgtGTCCAACAAttaaatacttttgttatgttctagtatgatactgttCTATAGTAAGTATGTAGGTATGTAATTATGTATACTTTTAGGTTAAGTATTTTAAtacttaaaagtataaactcttggtcagagtatttttaatccctatgtgtttatagtttgtatatattttataggttgatatactctattcactataaacaatgctttgataccaatccgtcacaccccaaaaccaagaacggcggaaatgttctagggcggaagacgtcatgtatagtatcacaacaatgcaaagtagtaaataagcaacaacatcattcattgcattaatagtataacttcatacaagtgtgttctttaatagtaataagacaccaaaacaagtaatcaaaataaaagacgagtcttgaacacgctcggtcttctcaaaacctaatcgactgtacctgtctactgatgacctgagaatacaagttattttgaaagcgtagatcaacattaaagctggtgagtccataagtatttagtgtcaatgtttgtgtAAGTTtactgaaaatgtttgtaaatgatcCTAGTAAATGTTGTAAACGTTtctagtaaatgtttgtatatgtttgaaaactcctagaaaatcctatatttcctactagtataaaagtagtcttctaccaagacccgaccgtTTTGTACGTCTGTTTCTCTGTAAAAATGGATGTTTTTCCTAACTATGACTAATATtaccaaaatatatttttatattaccctttatgtgagaagatcacaatttgaatataatgggaaaacTGTATATATGTGTACTGCAGTATTATATGTAATAATCACTgtagtaataactaccttaaaaccacaagtttaattaaggtaaaatgtgatatggtTATTACCATACTAAACCgactataacacgacgatgaaagacgtcggaagaaatggcatttggcacccgtagacttgcaagtcccactgtagcgaacaacaaggtgtaggatagtcaatccagtatagatctatatgcaaactcacgctctccctctaggagattctGGTAACAAAACGTGACATAATGAAATGGTCGATGTGTCacgaagtagtatctcacattatgttatctctgagtcttgttatagtatacttgttatagtaatagtattctataTATAATATTCTTTGTATAGTAtcctctgttatagtattctctgttatagtattctctattataatattctttgttatagtatttgtatatgatagtattctctttCTAGTATTCTCTATATGtaattgtatatgatagtatCCTCTTAAtttatacctataatagcttactagtAAATTTTAGTAGTTGAATGAAtgaaggtatacctttgctacccaaaggtatttaactaaatgatagaacttttatacctacatatgtatacataatatataactaatacttaaacgacattcggacaaataaccgatctcaggccacatccaaacaaggaaaaggaaataaagcgagttatcagtcctaagtcctttaaacattacttacataactatacatatatagacatgcagtTGACAATATCTATAAGTTTAAAAGaagttttataaaacatttgaagagtttaataataaatattgatgacttgatgtcaatttataaaacgatttaaaagcatTTTGTTGATAAGACAGtctaaagtataagaaatcctttgtttgaagtACATTTTGAAGTATAGGAAAGAGTTTGATAAAGATTTAACACAAAAgattttgataaagatgttttaAAAAGGATGGTTGATAACACAATTTTACAGTATACGAATCCATCTGTTTGAtctagttattaatcacctgtgattgattaataactatatagtttaacttgtattccccctataaaagcatttaaaaggtagattaaggggtatgaactcacctgtagtgagtgatacgaatgaaagatcggtaaaggatgttaagtgtcaagtgaagacttgagcacacacacagatcctatttatcacataataacacatatatgtatctaattagtgtttataacatctaatTATGAAGTGAAACAACCTtcgggactagtaaacacttgtCATGAAGTGTTAAACCGCATAGGGTTGCATATAGGGAGGCATGGCCACactagggtgtttacggcccaaaggcattaccaacatgagtttacggccgtaaactcatggtcatttGCACCATTTGTAAGTTAAGGCTTTATAAGTCACTAGGGAGTGTTCTAGACTTGGTTCCAAGACTTATGAAGGAGTTGTGGCAACATTGCACCACAagttagggtttacggccaaaatAGATTGCCTTGCTGTTAACACCTAATGTTCTTGAGTTTCTTGATGATTTCAAGGTGTTTACTAAGTGATTCAAGCATGAAACAAGCTAAGGTAAGAGTACTTACGTattagaagcttgtaagggtgtttaaggtccaaaaacactagtgtgtgttcttggtgaaatgaagaacacttgaagatttaacaaaatgaaatgatttcatggatgaaatcatgtacaatcactagataaaGAGATGTAACAATTAATCAAGAGAAATAAatcttacatttttggaagatcgggatgatgatcttatgatacttgagagagaaatggagtTTCTAGCCTTGAAATAGAAGAAAAATGAGGAAAATGGTGTAAACTCATGTAtttaacatgagttcacggccaccacatgagtttacggcccaaacatgaaggtttggccgtaaactccccataatgGGTTTAAAGGTTGATTAGGGCACAATGAACTCAAacagatacttcctaacacccgaTTCTTGAATGTACTATGTTTAAAACattcaaacagactctaaatagTGTTAAAAGATGGCGAAACCGAGTCTgaatttgattgaattgattgacTGTACaagatggaaatttcgggttgtcacatggatGTTACAATATGAACACACATTTAACATTAAATAGTTAATAAATTATCTATAGAGACAAACATTAATATATAGTTAGGGATAATGACATGTTGTTATACAAGCTTAACATCGTTTGTATAATTGTTTGCTTATGTCCCTAGCACAAGGTACGAGTGTATTAAATATAGTTTGCAAACAATTTATTCTATAAATAATTATAGCACAAGGTACGAGTGTATTAAATATAGTTTGCAAACAATTTATtctataaataattatatgtaaacatatgagGTCACATAGAGCAGATAtaaaaattattaatatattaataagtgacaaataaataatttattattaaagAATTATTCGCTAAATACACCAAACGCGTAATAAAGACAAACATTAGGGATCAGacacataacaaaaacaaatagtagggactttccgagttaaaaaaataagttagagaccaaacacgcaaattaccccaaactatagggaccattcgtgtagttTACTCTATTTAATAATTAGAATTAATCAATTAAGAGTAATAAAACATGGATTTTTGGATTTCTGTTATTTCTTTAGTTATTCATCAAAataatatatcaatatggtcACATTGTATGTTATATAACAAGACAATCATTTATTTCTGTAATATAACTTTTGAATTCGCAAAGTGACATTTTCCGATAAAATGATCACGTTGAATATCATCGAGATGACTTGTGCTAGCTACTTGTTAGTTCtgaaattacacgaatggttcctatggtttggagtaatttgcgcgtttggtccctaacttattttttttaactcggaaagtccctactatttgtttttgttatgcgtctggtccctactgtttgtctttattacgtgtttggtccttgtcttacctaaaaatactattatttaaatagggaaagatggtggggtaggtaaggtaaagtgagggggtggggttgggggtgtattcatttaaataaattaaaaatcaagggaaaaatagttttttttaattaagataaggaccaagcgtgtaacaaaaacaaacagtagggaccttccaagttaaaaaaataagttagaaaccaaacacacaaattaccctaaactataggaccattcgtgtaatttactctattaaatatgaagtgattgttttaaaatccataaatataaatttttttccCTCTCTCCTTTCCACCGTCGCCATCTCTCTTATAAATACTTCCTCCGTTTCACCATCACCGTGTCTCTCCCAAAAATATCACGAAAATGAAGAACACTCTCTCCTCAACTCCTCCACCTCTCTGGAAATTCCTTTTGCTCTTATTACTCCTTCTCTTAATCACCTTCACTTCCTCCAAGAAATCGCCGGAAACCTCCATTCACCACCGACTCCATGATCATCATTGCGCCACCGCCACTATCTCCACTCCAAAACACCCACATCCTCCTTGCCTCCAATCCCAAACGCTCTACCCTCGCCGCCCACCCCAGCCACCACTCCCGCCACAGCACCTccaaccaccgccaccacctgaAGAAATCGATCCAAGATACGGCGTGGCAAAAAGATTAGTCCCTTCTGGACCAAACCCACTTCACAATTGAAAACTCCCAGTTCTTTTTCACCATCCATTTCATCAAATTGCATCGGACCCTCTGTTTCTCTCTCTGAATCTTTTCTGTCAATTTCTTGAACCCATGATCCAAGATTCTACAATTAGCTTGTTTTCCCCTCTTAATTTTGTTGTTTTCTTCTTACGAATTATAATTGAAAGGTTGCTATTTCcatccttgttcttgaatctGAATTCCTATGGTGGCTCAGGAAACAGAAAGCTACGGCATTGATGAATCTGCAAGATGCTGGTCTGGAAGCAGCAAAAACAAGAATGGAAATAGCTAAGATAGACTATGGAAAATAGTTGTATTAACAGCAATAATAGTTGTACTTTTATATCTTTATAGGTTGGAGTTGATATCAAGAGAAGTCCATGAGTTGCATTAAATTTACAGGTCTTTTTTCGTGAGGAAGATGGTGGTCTGATTCAATTGGGGGTGGGGTTTTATAAACTTTTGGGGGTGAAATGGTACTTTTGCTTATTCTATTTCTCAATATATGTTGACTTTGTTAATATAAAACAGTTATTATGTGGTGCTTCGTACTTATGTCAATTACTGAATGAATATGCGAGTTTAATGATCTTTGACTTGATTTTCCGTATTTGCCCTTTTTTATACAATGATGATGTAATGTTAATAAATGAAATTTAGTTACAGATATATCGACAGGGCATGAAACCCATGATAATAAAATATTGAAATATTACTTCAGTCCAAAGTTTTGAAATCAAACCAGAAATCGAACCGGTCGTCTTATCGGTTCGACGGTTCAACTGGTCTAATCGGTTGGATCTGTTTCGAAAACCAAAAAAACGGATGATTTCATAATTACATTACggttaattttaattatataaaaaatacaaaaagagggaaaaataaaatattttagaaaATTCTCGGTTTTTATATATTCAATCAGACCGGTTTTTACCGGTTCACATGACAAATGGTTTTTGGCCTCTAAGAATTGGATCTAGGACCTTTTCCTAGTTGAATGCAGTTGAATCGGATGGTCCGATCCGATTTTCAAAACATGGCTTCTGTCTCATGTATTTCTTTAATCCGATGACCCTTAcaataaaaataaactatttttagttgaataacaaaacaaaaacttttggtATAAATACCATGGTTAATATCATAAAACACTTTACatattagggttttagtattaaacatcaattttttttactaatctctctgttttttcttttttaaatcccTAATTGTTTTTTCCTCcaaaaaaccctcaagttttctattttttatttttcaaaaaaaaaacattcacatTTAACAGGTCTTTTtggaaaaaactataaaaaatgataaatagaAAATACTAGGTCATTTTAAGGGAAAAAATTGATATCTAATCTTTAAAAAAcacaatatataatttattttatgatattaaccataattattattaatattctGTATCaactattaaaatattaaaaaaaaagtctTTTTGACTTAAATTTTACCATAACAAAACATTATAGTTTAACCTTAAAAGATTTAGGGGCTTTTTGATAGCCTCTTAAAAGTTCAATTAagagctagactattaatttttcATATTCAAAGCATTTGATAGTCTCTTAATTTTTATCTCATAATTGTTCATCAACCTCTTAACTTTAAGATAATTAGTTGTatctaaataataataaaaaaagacaAATATATTCCAAAATACCCTAATGTTTCaacaaatatttttttctttttctttctactTCATactttactagtttataacccgtgagaaccacgattataaaattaactaaactttcatattaaaaaatcaaaattattaatcagttactttaaataaattattatttaagagctatttttagttatataaaattataatcgttgatttaaatatgTTGACaactaaaatgaaaaaaaataaattttgaaattaaaatttaatataattaggatggaaaatttaaaatttaaaatggataatTAATATGTTGACAGGTGTCATTATAAGgatatataatattaatgagaAGTTTTAATACAATGACATTTGTCAATAGGAAAATAaacctatttatttattagaatagatttCCATCATATTTTATGATCTCTTAAAAATTTAGATCTTTGTAATTTAAATCTTATTAAACTTAATTCGGTAACTATTTGATAAAATTTAGATCTTTATAATTCAAATCTTATTAAACTTAATTCGGTAACTATTTGATAAAGTTAAAGATTAAAAACTCACGTGGATTTAAATTAAGACCAAATCTCCTTTGATTCAACAATAATGACCTCTAAAGGAGATTATCCACAGAAGCAGATCTTTCATACGGCTAGAGGGCTATGGCCCCTCTGATTCTTTTTGGCATAAATAGTCCCTATGCttttattttatacatatttagcccaaaaatataaaattttgactaTGACCCCCTGTTCACCAATGTTTATACAAATTATATTTTCGGCCCCCAAATGAAATATTGAAGCTCCGCCACTGATTATCCACATACCAAGTTTCTAGAAGAATTGTACAATCTAAAGTTTTcattaaatattattaattttccATTTCTTTTCTAGATGATGCAGATCAAATTAGTAGCCGTATACTTATATATATGGTTGGGTTGGAGATGTATCCATATTGGTGGAAATGTGTTAAGACTAAATGATATGGGGTATTTGCCCTTTGTTATTGTCTACGTGGTGTAGCCTCCATGCCGTTACCACCGGGGAACCaccactccccccccccccccccctcccgctATGTGGTCCTTCGTTGGCGGTGTAACGAACGATAACGCgtatttgttttttttagatTTTCTCCATTTTATCGTTGGAAAACGGtagcatttaaaaaaatattcacATATAAGTTCATAAAATCACAAATTTTCTCTCTATTTCATATAAATTTAATCATCATTTTTCTGCTATTTCATATACTTTCAATACATTCCAAAAAAATGTATCTGTTTGATTATAGTGATGACGATGATATGTTCATCTTTATGATGTACGAGTATTGTACGAATGTGTTACTATAACCAAATTCAACTCCTCTATTAACCAGGTGTGCAACATTAAACAATGATCGGGAAGAAGCGCACATACGTCTAGTTCACGATTATTTTGCGGATGATTGTGTCTACCAGTCACGCGATTTTAAAAGAAGGTTTCGTTTGCGGAAAAATGTTTTTGTTCGGATAGCCAACGCGTTGGAAAACAAGTATTGTTTCTTTAAAATATAGCTTTTACGTAATTTAAATACATTGTTTCTTTCAAATATAGCTATTACATATGAAATATACGTTTAGGTATGAATTTTTCCAAATGAGATATGATGCTAGAGGTAAACGAAGAATCACAGGGTTGCAGAAATATGTTGTTGCAATTAAGCTTATGGCAATGGGAGAATCGTCTTATTCGATTGACGATTATATGAGAATGTCTGAGAGAATTGCAAGAGCAAGTTAGTATAGATTGGCAATGGGTGTTGTCGAAACCTTCGGTGACGTTTATTTGCGCAAACCTTCGGTGAATGATATACAACAACTACATGTGGCACATGAAGAAAGACATGGTTTTCCGGGTATGCTTGGAAGCATTGATTGCACACACTGGAACATGTGAAATTGTACCGTGGCGTGGAAAGGCCAGTACAGAAGTGGTCATCATGGAACGCCTTCGTTGGTATTATAGGTTGTGGCGTCCAAAGATTTATGGATTTGACATGCTTTTTTCGGGGTTGCGGGTTCGAACAACGACGCAAACGTTCTTGATCTGTCACCAATATTTGACGATATTTTGTCAGAAAAGGCACCGGATGCTCCTTTCATAGTGAAGGAAAATGAATATAAGTTTGGGTATTACCTTATGGATGGAATATATCCAGCATATTCCACATTCGTAAAGGCGTTTCGACTCCCTGTAACACCAAGAGacaaaattttcaagaaaaaaCAAGAAGGAAGACGTAAGGATGTGGAACGTGCCTTTGGAGTTCCGAAGTCAAAATAACACATAGTTGAACATGCGGCACAACCATATCAGTTAGGCACTCCACAATATATTATGTATGCATGCATCATAATGAATAACATGATGGTTGAAGATAAATGACGAAACATTGTGGAGTATTCCGGAGCTCAGACACATGCAATTTCAACCCGAGACAACAAAATATTTACATAGGGTCATAGATATTCAAGACACACGAAAACATAGGCAATTTCGAAAAGATTTAGCTGATTTTGTGTACGATGGAAATGAAAATGAACAAATTAGGGGCAAAATGTAAATCTtgtaaatgttattttttttgtaatgtttttttttatagatttttaaatgttatgattaatttaaaaaaaaatatgttttatttaaataacatGTTTTAATTAAATTTGTTTAAATATAACAAATTAAATcggaaaacaaaataaaaaataaatgatgACATGAAATGTTATAACTAGTTGCCCATTTTAGATGTGATAACATCTCTTAACTAGTTGTTCATACCTACTAATCTTAAAGATAAAGATTTGATGGGTCAATGCAAATCCACATGGCGAGTCCATTTTTCTTGGAgctagacacacacacacacacactaacatgCATGGTTGCTTCTTCCGTTTTATTTCTTCTCGtttattcttttcttttttagaCTGGTATGTCATAACACCTTATCATAATTTTAGTTTGTCATATTATTTTCACCTCATCTTACAAAAGTGACATGTATCATACCACACCTTACCACACACCTCAAACACACACCAACATACGGTGAAGTTTTCTCATGCGACAGGCTTACCGCAACCCCTCACCAGTCGGTGTTGTGTTCATTGCACCACCGCAGTGTGCGTTATAAGGTTTATCGAATGACCTTAAGAACGTTTCCAATGATTACACTATCTTATGACTTAAATTAAGTGTCATATTATCGTTTCATTAATCTTAACCTCTAAATAAGTTACCACTCCAATAGGTAATTTTTTTGAACAACAGTGGAATTAAAAACACAGCCCTATTCTCGGCCACCCATTCTCCCTTATGAGCTTTAAGCTTATTTAGAATAGCTAAGCTtatttaaatatgtatttttttttataaatgtaaCTAATTTATCTTCATCTgtttaatatgttttataacacatcCGTATTTAATTACTTCATTTTTAaactaaaataatattttaatacaaATCTATAATTACAAGTATATTGGTTCATTATTTATATACGTAAATAAGGAAAAATATTATGTTATAAttacaaaattaaaataataacattgaagatcaaaaaattatattttatagatGAGATGTCGCTAAATATTTAATAggaataattaattagtaaaaaaataaaaatatctaaAACTAAATTATAGTTAAAGGGGTAAAAAAGGTATGGTTAAAATA
The genomic region above belongs to Lactuca sativa cultivar Salinas chromosome 4, Lsat_Salinas_v11, whole genome shotgun sequence and contains:
- the LOC111880680 gene encoding uncharacterized protein LOC111880680, with product MYLFDYSDDDDMFIFMMCATLNNDREEAHIRLVHDYFADDCVYQSRDFKRRFRLRKNVFVRIANALENKYEFFQMRYDARGKRRITGLQKYVVAIKLMAMGESSYSIDDYMRMSERIARAKKAPDAPFIVKENEYKFGYYLMDGIYPAYSTFVKAFRLPVTPRDKIFKKKQEGRRKDVERAFGVPKSK